Within Chaetodon auriga isolate fChaAug3 chromosome 7, fChaAug3.hap1, whole genome shotgun sequence, the genomic segment TCactcttttcctcccctcctcctctttctcccaccGCCAGATCTCTCTCCACTGCGTCTCTCACCCCTTCgctccccccacccctccacctccccggCTCAGTCCTTCACTCCTCTGACGCACGACAGGGAAACGGACCcggggaaagaaagaaagactaggagaagggaaaaaaagaagaaaaaaaaaaaagcagcagctgaccCAGCTGTCGATATGATACACAGACTCGTGCTATTGCTGCGCCGGACAGAGACAAGGTCCTGAAACCGAGAGGAGAACACTCTCACCCGGCTACACTGCTGTTGAGCGCTCGCCCGGGGGGCGGCGACGGCGgcggagaaggaggaggaggaggaggagaggggaggaagaggaagcggACGGGCACAAGTCGAGGGCTTGCATTTTAAGCAAACTGcttaggggggaaaaaaaggagacgagaaagaaggggagagagTCAGAGTCACCGGAGAGCAAGAGTGGGGGAGATTGCATTCCCATCACGtctttatttctcctctctcctctcttttgcCTCAGCCTCTGAGTGAGAGAGGGtgcgagaagaagaagagagagagagaagagagcgagagagagagggagagagggaaagaaagagagaacgaGCGAGAGAGATCTAACAAGAATTACACTAGTGGTCATTTTTCCCGATGCTTTCCAATTGCAGTGCGAAACTAAGGTGAGTGCTTTCAGCTATGTTTGGCTGTGCTGGGGTGTATCATGAGGGGGATCTTATGCAgatatgtatgtgcatgcttgtgtgttcaTACGCCTATTGGTGTCTGCATAGCCACGGACTTCAAAAAGCAGGTCTACAAGCGCTCTCCATACATCGAGGATAACGGATCGTAGCGATCCAGTGGGCTGATCAATAGCCGTTTGTTCTTTATTCGCCGTTTTCCTGCCAATATCATGACGAAAGGCTGCTGCATTATGCTTGGCATGTATTTCAGCAAgtgctctgctgtcactgctccGTTGACAGCAAGGTTATTTTGGGGGAAATATCAATAAACGAGAGAGGAATTTGTTGACCGGTTTTGGTTAGACTGGCGCTTGTACGATGTCATCGTTTCTTGTTAACTTAGTTTGATATAAATCCCAGGTTGCCATTTCTTGATAGGTCGTATTGAAATTGTCACTCGCGACGAGCAGTACTTTTAATTCATGTACGTACGAGGCTGTGGAGAATCTCCCCAGCTTGGTTTTGAATCCGTGGCTCATTCACATGcgcatctcttcctctttccctcctcaatgccctctctctctctctctctctctctctctctctctctctctctctctctctctctctttccatctctctgctcCCCCCCTGTTCCTCTAACGGCTCGATCACCCCCATTTCTTGTTCTCTTCCTCACAGCCCGGCATCGGACGGTGAGCGGGACGCACCGGGCGACAACAGAACACACCGCGGGAGGATATGTGAAGTTGGAATCCCACTAAACTAAGTACGTATAGCACCCGATCTGATACACCCCAAGGGACTGTATCATGGCACTTCTtatttttaattgctttaaaTGTCATTAGGTTTTTTCTGACATCGCATCCGCGCTTTTTGATCGCTATCATGGAAGCGGAATCAATAAATCCTGAAGGATTACGCACGGAGAGGGAAATGAGAACCGTGAATTTTGCATTAAGGAGATCCTATTCAAGAAGTCCTTCTTTCTCCCCTGCTTTATTGtcacgtttttgtttttgtttttttgggagATTACAAtctattttccctcttttcctcatttcctcgTCTCCTGTGGCTGGGCTTCtggtttcagcaccatggacagcggCTCTGCTCCGGCAGACGGTCCCAGCGCATCTCCTCTGGATTTTCAGCACCCTCGCTTGAGCGGACAGagctgtgcgtgcgtgtgcgtgtgtaagAGAAGTCACAGCCTACAGAAAAGATATTCAGaggctgtgtgcatgtgagtgtgtgtgtgtgggtgtgtgcgtgacTTTTTTCCACTTACAGTAACACCATGGAAATACTGAACGGAATATTCGATCAGCCCTGTATTTTTAATCAAAGCGAAATTTCACagacttttattattattattattattattattattattattattattatttccattcGTCCTGTTTTTATATATGATATTATTTACTTGGCTTACTTACGCTGGATCTGCTAAAACACAGCCTCATAACTGAGTTTCTCGGAGCAGCTGCTTCGTCCACTGCGCTTTTCACCTGTACCATTGCTCCACTAAAATTCCAACGACACCACCGATTGGGAAAGCCAGAGGAAGTTGAAGTGACTGTATTTCTGTCAAATGACAGTTTCAATTACGATGAATAAGCTGACGGTTTTCCGTATTCGTTTGGTTTATACGTCGGACATTTAACCCTTCAAAACACTGAGGGCAAAAAGCTGGggctctgctgttttctgcacgTCGGAATCATTGGACTTATTGGactattttccattttttcttcctatttttgacatgtttttgacATCTTTACACTGGTAAATTCAGCTTGATTTTCCGTAACCTCTGTGGCACTGCTCAGATTTTAATCAGCTTTCCGTGCGCTATAGACGAAAATAAAGGATGAATTTTAACGAGATGGGTATTCGGCACGTCCCTCAACAGTCCTCATCTCGTCCTACTAATGGCCACCAAGGCTGACACCTATTTCCCCGTCCTTTCTCTGCGTTAGACCTTCGATGCACCTTCTCTAATTTCGACCGCGCTTTTGTGGACTCTCATTTACCGAAAGAGGGACTGAGGTCCCTGTTATGTAATAAACACAGCCGGGGGGACGGTGTCTCCTCACCACTATCCTCACCCACCTGCTGTTGCCTTCGTTTATTCATGGCGATAAGCATCTCTGAAGTGATTTATTGCGACCTTACCGGCATATCTGCAGTATAATAAATTGCAATTCCCCCTATATACTGACGTTAACTGTCTGAGTGTGGAGACTTGTTTGTGTTGCTGGGTATCATATGACCACATCCAAGAGTGCTGGCTTTATATTTAGTGTGAGATACCCAGAAATTTTGCAACATCTACACTGTCATTCTATTATCCATTGGTATTCATTTCAAAACTCCCATTCTACTGAAACTAACGcacccttcctctctctcccctgcgtctgtctctcacctcaaacttcactttgtgagggtgtgtgtgtgtgtgtgtgtgtgtgtgtgtgtgtgtgtgtgtgtgtacttgtgtgtgcatTCCCATTCTCCATTCCCTCCCATTCTCCCTCCCTGTGTTCTGTGTTGCAGTGCTGTGAAGTGGCTCTGTCCCTGGAGCCGAGACTTCATCCCCTCGGTGTCAGCGAGGATGCTGTGGGTTACCTTGCTGAGCACCATAGCCTTAGGATGGACCACCCCGATCCCACTACTAGAGGACTCGGAGGAGATCGACGAGCCCTGCTTCGAGCCCTGCTACTGCGAGGTCAAAGAGGGCATCTTCCACGTCCACTGTGACAGTAAAGGATTTACAAATGTCAGCCAGATCTCCCAGATATGGAGTCGGCCCTTCAAGCTCAATCTACAGAGGAACTCCATGCGGAAGCTTTACTTCAACAGCTTCCTCCATCTCAACAATGCCATATCCATTAATCTGGGTAACAATGCCTTGCAAGATATCCACGCTGGAGCATTCAATGGCTTAGGAATACTCAAAAGGCTGTTCctacatgaaaacaaactagAAGTTTTCCGGAATGACACTTTTTTGGGGTTGGAGAGTTTAGAGTATCTCCAGGCGGACTACAATGTTATCAAACGGATTGAAAGTGGTGCATTCAGGCACCTTCACAAATTGAGAGTGCTCATACTAAATGACAATCTGATTCCCGTGCTCCCAAATTATCTTTTCCGGTCTGTGTCACTCACACATCTGGACCTGAGGGGAAACAGACTAAAGACTCTGCCGTATAAGGGCACGCTGGAATACGTTGGGAGGAGCTTAATGGAAATCCAGCTGGAGGAGAACCCctggaactgtgtgtgtgagattgtcCAGTTAAAAACGTGGTTGGAGAGGATCCCTTATACAGCTCTGGTCGGTGAGATCACATGTGAGTACCCATTCCACTTGCATGGGAAAGACTTACGGGAAATCAAGCGCAGTGAGCTCTGTCCGCTGCTCTCAGATGCAGAGATTGAGGCCAAGCTGGGAATTCCCCGGGTCCCTTTCAGCAATGAGAACACATGGCCTACAAAACCTTCCTCCATGCTCTCTTCCTTTCACAACACCGCCTCTTCTGTGGAAAACAAGGCAGGAGCTGTCAAGCCTACCAAACGACCTCGGCCAACAAAGAACCCCCCAACCCCTCGTAGCATCTACCCAGGCATGAACCAGCCCCCCATTGCTGGCTACCAAACAAGACCTCCCATACCAATAATTTGTCCAGCTGGATGTACTTGCAACCTTCACATCAATGACCTGGGGCTAACAGTGAACTGTAAAGAGAAAGGCTTTCACAACATCTCTGAGCTCCTGCCTCGGCCCCTCAATGCCAAGAAATTGTATCTCAGTGGGAACCTAATACAGAAAATCTACCGTTCTGATTTCTGGAACTTCTCAAGTCTGGATTTATTGCATTTAGGGAATAATCGGATATCCTACGTCCAGGAGGGCGCTTTTATTAACCTTCCAAACTTGAAAAGTTTATATCTTAATGGGAATGACATTGAGCGACTCACCCCTGGGATGTTTAGGGGGCTTCAGATGTTGAGTTATCTTTACTTTGAGTATAATGTTATACGTGAGATACAACCTAACTCCTTCTCCCTAATGCCAAATCTCCAGCTGGTTTTCCTCAATGACAATCTGCTACGCTCCCTCCCCACTGACGCCTTTGCTGGCACCAACCTTGCACGCCTCAACCTCCGCAACAATTATTTCCTTTCCCTTCCTGTGCATGGCGTTCTGGAGCATCTGACCTCCATTGTCCAGATTGATCTCCATCAGAACCCCTGGGACTGCTCCTGCGATATCATCCCCCTCAAACAGTGGCTGGAAAAACTCTCCTCCGTCATTGTGGTTGGAGATGTCATCTGCAAGACACCCGAATTTGCTTTTGGGAAGGACCTGCGTTCCCTGGAGGTTGAGGTCATCTGTCCTGAGCTCAAGTACTCTTCAGGCCCTTCACCGGCTCTGCCTGGAGGGGATGACCTCACCACTGGGAGCTCTGAAATGGGGGAGGCAGGTGGGAGAGGGGCTGTCCCACTGTCTGTCCTCATTCTCAGCCTactcatcctcttcatctctgctgtgtttgtggctgccGGGCTTTTTGCCTTTGTTCTTCGTCGCAGGAAGAAGCTGCCCTTCAGGAAACGATCTGAGGTCGATCTGACGGGGATCCAAATGCAATGCAGGATTTTCGAGGACCCACCGAGGCAGAGTAGTGCCGCTAATGCTGGCACACCAGAGAAACCGACTCccagtatgcacacacacactcacactagTCACACACATGCCCATGGTCACGTTTATGATTACATCCCCCACCCTGTGACTCAGATGTGTAATAACCCCATCTATAAGCCTAGAGAGGGGGAGAttgcagaggaggacagagcgCAGTTTTCAGACAAGAAAGACAATGGCAGCAGTAGCAACAGTAACTACAGAACCTTgttag encodes:
- the slitrk3a gene encoding SLIT and NTRK-like protein 3; the protein is MLWVTLLSTIALGWTTPIPLLEDSEEIDEPCFEPCYCEVKEGIFHVHCDSKGFTNVSQISQIWSRPFKLNLQRNSMRKLYFNSFLHLNNAISINLGNNALQDIHAGAFNGLGILKRLFLHENKLEVFRNDTFLGLESLEYLQADYNVIKRIESGAFRHLHKLRVLILNDNLIPVLPNYLFRSVSLTHLDLRGNRLKTLPYKGTLEYVGRSLMEIQLEENPWNCVCEIVQLKTWLERIPYTALVGEITCEYPFHLHGKDLREIKRSELCPLLSDAEIEAKLGIPRVPFSNENTWPTKPSSMLSSFHNTASSVENKAGAVKPTKRPRPTKNPPTPRSIYPGMNQPPIAGYQTRPPIPIICPAGCTCNLHINDLGLTVNCKEKGFHNISELLPRPLNAKKLYLSGNLIQKIYRSDFWNFSSLDLLHLGNNRISYVQEGAFINLPNLKSLYLNGNDIERLTPGMFRGLQMLSYLYFEYNVIREIQPNSFSLMPNLQLVFLNDNLLRSLPTDAFAGTNLARLNLRNNYFLSLPVHGVLEHLTSIVQIDLHQNPWDCSCDIIPLKQWLEKLSSVIVVGDVICKTPEFAFGKDLRSLEVEVICPELKYSSGPSPALPGGDDLTTGSSEMGEAGGRGAVPLSVLILSLLILFISAVFVAAGLFAFVLRRRKKLPFRKRSEVDLTGIQMQCRIFEDPPRQSSAANAGTPEKPTPSMHTHTHTSHTHAHGHVYDYIPHPVTQMCNNPIYKPREGEIAEEDRAQFSDKKDNGSSSNSNYRTLLEKEREWTLAVSNSQLNTIVTVNHTTADMAGFHENGGLCPTVIDSQRPTPTVGFVDCLYGTVPKLKDMHVAHAHPPGMQYPDLQQDARLKETLLFTAGKGCYPDPSQSDYLELRAKLQTKPDYLEVLEKSYRF